One segment of Ureibacillus thermophilus DNA contains the following:
- a CDS encoding Glu/Leu/Phe/Val dehydrogenase dimerization domain-containing protein, with product MEIFKYMEKYDYEQLIFCHDKNSGLKAIIAIHDTTLGPALGGARMWPYKSEEEAIEDALRLARGMTYKNAISGLNLGGGKTVIIGDPAKDKNEEMFRALGRYIQSLNGRYITAEDVGTTVEDMDIIYEETDYVTGISPTFGSSGNPSPVTAYGVYLGMKASAKVAFGSDSLKEKRIAVQGLGNVAYHLCKHLHEEGAKLIVTDINQERVERAVKEFGAIAVEPNEIYEQEVDIFSPCALGAIINDETIPQLKAKVIAGSANNQLKESRHGQILHEKGIIYAPDYVINAGGVINVADELYGYNRERAMKRVETIYDTLMKIFQMSKEENIPTYLAANRIAEERINSVLKSRKQFLQREKNILSKRTL from the coding sequence ATGGAAATTTTTAAGTACATGGAAAAGTATGATTACGAACAATTGATTTTCTGTCATGATAAAAATTCTGGTTTAAAAGCAATTATTGCCATTCACGATACAACTCTAGGCCCAGCTTTAGGCGGAGCACGAATGTGGCCTTACAAGTCAGAGGAAGAGGCGATTGAAGATGCTTTGAGGCTCGCCCGGGGAATGACCTATAAAAATGCAATAAGCGGCTTAAATCTCGGCGGAGGAAAAACAGTCATCATCGGCGATCCGGCGAAGGATAAAAATGAAGAAATGTTTCGTGCACTAGGCCGGTATATACAAAGTTTAAACGGCCGCTATATTACAGCAGAAGATGTGGGAACAACTGTAGAAGATATGGATATCATTTATGAAGAGACCGATTATGTAACGGGTATTTCACCGACTTTCGGCTCATCCGGTAACCCTTCTCCTGTAACCGCTTACGGCGTGTATTTAGGGATGAAAGCGAGCGCCAAAGTAGCCTTTGGAAGCGACAGCTTAAAAGAAAAACGCATCGCTGTGCAAGGTTTAGGAAACGTTGCTTATCATTTATGTAAGCACTTACATGAAGAAGGTGCAAAGCTGATTGTGACAGATATTAATCAAGAAAGAGTGGAACGGGCAGTCAAAGAATTTGGCGCTATTGCTGTAGAACCGAATGAAATTTACGAACAAGAAGTGGATATTTTCTCCCCATGCGCCCTTGGAGCGATTATCAACGATGAAACAATTCCGCAATTGAAAGCGAAAGTCATTGCCGGTTCTGCCAACAATCAATTAAAAGAATCCCGCCATGGGCAAATATTGCATGAAAAGGGCATTATTTATGCACCAGATTACGTCATCAATGCAGGCGGTGTCATCAACGTAGCGGATGAATTATACGGCTATAACAGAGAACGGGCGATGAAGCGGGTGGAAACAATTTATGATACTTTGATGAAGATTTTTCAAATGTCAAAAGAAGAAAATATTCCAACTTATCTAGCAGCCAATCGCATAGCAGAAGAGCGAATCAACAGCGTATTAAAATCTAGAAAACAATTTTTGCAAAGAGAAAAAAATATTTTAAGCAAAAGAACATTATAA
- the lpdA gene encoding dihydrolipoyl dehydrogenase, with amino-acid sequence MAREYDLVIIGGGTGGYVAAIRAAQLGLKTAVVEKEDLGGTCLHKGCIPTKTFLRSAEIYRNAKNAELFGVEISSFHLNLKQMQERKINVINQLHQGIKGLMKKGKIDCYYGTARLLGPSIFSPIAGGTVSVEMNDGSPNEMLLPKYIILATGAKPRPFHGIDFDGKRILNSDQMLDLEELPKSMLIVGGGVIGIEWASCLSDFGVDVTVLEYGDRILPQEDASISKELEKQMKKRGIQIVTNAEIIPSSIEKNIHSVKLIAKVKGEETHYEGEQMLISIGRIGNIENLGLENTEIETESSFIKVNDVYQTKEKHIYAIGDCIGGMQLAHVATSEAIAAVEHIATGKKKTVNYRNIPRCIYSFPEVASIGLTEEEAKNLGADVKIGIFPFQGVGKAVVYGETEGYVKIIADKQTDDLLGVHMIGPDVTNLISEASLAFLLDATPWEIGEAIHPHPSLSEVFYEAALAAEGKAIHF; translated from the coding sequence ATGGCTAGAGAATATGATTTGGTGATTATTGGTGGAGGAACGGGAGGATATGTGGCGGCAATCCGTGCTGCGCAATTAGGTCTAAAAACAGCTGTTGTTGAAAAAGAAGATTTAGGGGGCACCTGCCTTCATAAAGGTTGCATCCCGACGAAAACCTTCTTAAGAAGCGCTGAAATCTACAGAAATGCAAAAAATGCGGAACTTTTCGGAGTGGAAATTTCCAGTTTCCATTTGAATTTAAAGCAAATGCAGGAGCGCAAAATAAACGTAATAAACCAGCTCCATCAAGGAATCAAAGGGCTGATGAAAAAAGGAAAAATCGATTGCTACTATGGTACGGCAAGGCTTTTAGGCCCATCGATTTTTTCTCCCATTGCAGGGGGAACGGTTTCCGTTGAAATGAATGACGGTTCTCCAAATGAAATGCTCTTGCCAAAATACATCATCCTGGCCACAGGAGCCAAGCCACGCCCTTTCCATGGTATAGATTTTGACGGTAAAAGGATACTCAATTCCGATCAAATGCTCGATTTAGAAGAGCTTCCGAAATCCATGCTTATTGTCGGAGGCGGCGTAATCGGTATTGAATGGGCTTCGTGTTTAAGCGATTTTGGCGTGGACGTAACGGTACTGGAATATGGAGATCGTATTTTACCTCAAGAAGATGCATCTATATCAAAAGAACTGGAAAAACAGATGAAAAAAAGAGGTATTCAAATTGTTACCAATGCAGAGATAATTCCTTCCTCCATTGAAAAAAATATCCATTCAGTAAAACTTATTGCAAAAGTCAAAGGTGAAGAAACACATTATGAAGGGGAACAAATGTTAATTTCCATTGGACGGATTGGAAATATTGAAAATCTTGGACTTGAAAATACCGAGATTGAAACCGAATCTTCCTTTATCAAAGTGAATGATGTTTATCAAACGAAAGAAAAACATATTTACGCAATAGGAGATTGCATTGGCGGCATGCAGCTCGCCCATGTGGCAACGAGCGAGGCGATTGCTGCCGTGGAACATATTGCTACAGGGAAGAAGAAAACTGTAAATTACCGCAATATTCCCCGCTGCATCTATTCCTTCCCAGAGGTCGCAAGCATCGGGTTAACCGAAGAAGAGGCAAAGAACCTTGGAGCAGATGTCAAAATCGGCATTTTTCCATTCCAAGGTGTTGGGAAAGCGGTTGTTTATGGTGAAACAGAAGGCTATGTCAAAATCATTGCCGACAAACAAACGGATGATTTGCTTGGTGTACACATGATTGGGCCGGACGTGACAAATTTGATTTCTGAGGCATCCCTTGCATTTCTATTGGATGCGACGCCTTGGGAAATCGGTGAGGCAATCCATCCGCATCCGTCCTTGAGTGAAGTGTTTTATGAAGCAGCATTAGCGGCGGAGGGGAAAGCAATTCATTTTTAA
- a CDS encoding thiamine pyrophosphate-dependent dehydrogenase E1 component subunit alpha produces MNDLHHKELGLTDEDVIKMYETMLLARRLDERMWLLNRAGKIPFVISCQGHEAAQVGAAFALEPTRDYIAPYYRDMGVVLHFGMTPRELMLSAFAKGEDPNSGGRQMPGHFGYKAKRILTGSSPVATQVPHAVGVALAGKLQNKNYVSFVTLGEGSTNQGDFHEGANFAGVHKLPVIMMVENNQYAISVPVDKQLGGKVADRALGYGMYGASVDGRNPLAVYKVMKEAVERALKGDGPSLIEAVTYRLTSHSSDDDDKYRSSEEVEKERANDPLLLFGKYLTDANVATKETLEEMNAKVMDIVNDATDYAEKAPYAPPEHALKYVYWEGDE; encoded by the coding sequence ATGAATGATTTGCATCATAAAGAACTGGGCTTGACGGACGAAGACGTGATAAAGATGTATGAAACAATGCTTTTAGCCCGGAGATTAGATGAACGAATGTGGCTGTTAAACCGCGCCGGTAAAATCCCTTTTGTAATTTCTTGCCAAGGTCATGAAGCAGCTCAAGTAGGTGCGGCCTTTGCTCTAGAACCAACAAGGGATTATATTGCTCCATATTACCGGGATATGGGCGTTGTACTGCATTTCGGTATGACGCCGAGGGAATTGATGCTATCAGCCTTTGCAAAAGGGGAAGATCCAAATTCAGGCGGAAGGCAAATGCCGGGCCATTTTGGCTACAAAGCAAAGCGCATTTTAACCGGCTCCTCGCCTGTGGCTACCCAAGTTCCACATGCAGTGGGAGTGGCGTTGGCAGGAAAATTGCAAAATAAAAACTATGTTTCCTTTGTAACCTTAGGCGAAGGTTCAACAAACCAAGGGGATTTCCATGAAGGAGCGAACTTCGCCGGCGTTCATAAATTACCTGTCATCATGATGGTTGAAAATAATCAATATGCCATTTCCGTACCAGTGGATAAACAACTTGGAGGGAAAGTGGCTGACAGAGCTCTTGGATATGGAATGTATGGGGCTTCTGTAGATGGCAGAAATCCTTTAGCCGTTTATAAAGTGATGAAAGAAGCGGTGGAAAGAGCCCTTAAAGGGGATGGGCCAAGTTTGATTGAAGCGGTGACCTATCGATTGACGAGCCATTCTTCCGATGATGATGACAAGTACCGTTCCAGCGAGGAAGTGGAGAAAGAAAGAGCCAATGATCCGCTTTTGCTTTTTGGAAAGTACTTAACGGATGCAAATGTGGCGACAAAAGAAACCCTTGAAGAAATGAATGCCAAAGTGATGGATATCGTAAATGACGCAACCGACTATGCCGAAAAAGCACCTTATGCACCCCCAGAACATGCGTTGAAATATGTTTATTGGGAAGGGGATGAATAA